One Chryseobacterium wanjuense genomic region harbors:
- the argH gene encoding argininosuccinate lyase: protein MKKIWQKDDNATNILVNKFTVGKDLDFDERLAKYDVKGSIAHCMMLAEVGIITKEESDKIIFVLAAILQDILDGNFKIDKNAEDIHSQIEAILIEELGDIGKKIHTARSRNDQVLVDVKLYLLDEIREITVLTDEFFQILIKLADQHKNILLPGYTHLQIAMPSSFGLWLGAYAESLVDDLEMFFSVKNIINKNPLGSAAGYGSSFPIDRESTTYNLGFQSMNYNSVYAQMTRGKSEKMLSMAMATLAGTLGKFAYDVCLYLSQNFDFISFPKEFTTGSSIMPHKKNPDIFELVRARCNRIQSLPNEFILLTNNLPSGYHRDMQLTKEILFPAIDSLKECLEILNYTLPNIQVKDGILEDEKYKYLFSVEKINEEVKKGSSFRDAYIKVGQEIENNEFDFEIGNLNHTHQGSIGNLCLDKIEYQFNKLKNKLLG, encoded by the coding sequence ATGAAAAAAATATGGCAAAAAGACGACAATGCCACAAACATATTAGTCAATAAATTTACAGTAGGGAAAGATCTCGACTTTGATGAACGATTGGCGAAATACGATGTCAAAGGTTCTATTGCCCATTGTATGATGTTGGCAGAAGTAGGAATTATCACAAAAGAAGAGTCAGACAAAATTATTTTTGTTTTGGCGGCAATTTTACAGGATATTTTAGATGGTAATTTTAAAATTGATAAAAATGCGGAAGATATCCATTCACAGATTGAAGCTATTTTAATTGAAGAATTAGGAGATATCGGAAAGAAAATTCATACAGCACGTTCGAGAAATGATCAGGTTTTGGTTGATGTCAAACTGTATCTGCTTGATGAAATCCGTGAAATTACAGTATTGACGGATGAGTTTTTTCAAATATTAATCAAATTGGCAGATCAACATAAAAATATTCTGCTTCCGGGTTATACGCATTTACAAATTGCCATGCCTTCATCGTTTGGATTGTGGTTGGGAGCCTATGCAGAATCGTTGGTAGATGATCTTGAAATGTTTTTTTCGGTTAAAAATATCATTAATAAAAATCCACTGGGTTCTGCGGCGGGATATGGTTCGTCTTTCCCGATCGACCGTGAGAGTACGACGTATAATTTGGGTTTTCAATCGATGAATTATAATTCCGTTTATGCTCAAATGACCCGCGGGAAGTCGGAGAAAATGTTGTCAATGGCGATGGCAACTTTAGCAGGAACGTTGGGGAAATTTGCCTATGATGTGTGTTTATATTTAAGTCAGAACTTTGATTTTATCAGCTTTCCAAAAGAATTTACCACAGGAAGCAGCATTATGCCGCACAAAAAAAATCCTGATATTTTTGAGTTGGTTCGTGCACGTTGCAACAGAATTCAGTCGTTGCCGAACGAGTTTATTTTATTGACGAACAATCTTCCTTCAGGTTATCACCGCGATATGCAGTTGACGAAAGAAATACTTTTCCCGGCCATCGATTCATTAAAGGAATGTCTTGAAATTTTAAACTATACTTTACCCAATATTCAGGTGAAAGACGGGATTTTGGAAGATGAAAAGTACAAATACCTTTTCAGTGTAGAAAAGATCAATGAAGAAGTGAAAAAGGGAAGTTCATTCCGTGATGCTTATATAAAGGTAGGGCAGGAGATTGAAAATAATGAGTTTGATTTTGAAATAGGAAATTTAAACCATACTCATCAGGGAAGTATTGGAAATCTTTGTTTAGATAAAATAGAATATCAGTTTAATAAATTGAAAAATAAGTTGTTGGGTTGA
- a CDS encoding Lrp/AsnC family transcriptional regulator, giving the protein MDLKDKMILSIIQEDSTLSVKEISEKIGLTFTPTYERIKQLEKQGIIEKYVGLLNREKLGLNIVVYCNVRLKEQSKKVLETFEKNIMQHDEVQEIISLSGEYDYMLKIIAKDINSYNDFTVNVISNIPNIGQYHSSIVLHEVKKSTKLKIDLD; this is encoded by the coding sequence ATGGATTTAAAAGACAAAATGATTCTCAGTATTATTCAGGAAGACTCTACTCTATCGGTGAAAGAAATTTCAGAAAAGATAGGTCTTACCTTTACCCCGACTTACGAGCGCATCAAACAACTTGAAAAACAGGGAATTATTGAGAAATATGTAGGTCTTTTGAATCGCGAAAAACTAGGTTTAAATATTGTCGTATACTGTAACGTCCGCCTTAAAGAGCAATCCAAAAAAGTTTTGGAAACGTTCGAGAAAAACATTATGCAACATGATGAAGTTCAGGAAATTATCAGCCTTTCCGGCGAATATGATTATATGTTGAAAATTATTGCAAAAGATATTAATTCTTATAATGATTTTACAGTGAACGTAATTTCAAATATTCCTAATATTGGACAATACCACAGTTCTATTGTGCTTCATGAAGTGAAAAAATCTACTAAGCTTAAAATTGATTTGGATTAA
- the argB gene encoding acetylglutamate kinase: MKEKLYIIKIGGALIDDEELLNEFLEQFSKIKERKILVHGGGKLATILADKLGVEQKMINGRRITDKDTLDIVAMVYAGGINKNIVAKLQQKKCKAIGFSGADANLIKAKKREHAEIDFGFVGDITEKSVNRKLISKLLKLELVPVFSAITHDKKGHLFNTNADTIASVIAQALSVKYDVELLYCFDKEGVLEDVDNPDSVIKNISEEEFSVLKDEGKLHKGILPKLENALGAVKNNVNKVFLIKETELKNHIENHHAGTEICL; the protein is encoded by the coding sequence ATGAAAGAAAAATTATACATCATAAAAATCGGCGGAGCATTAATCGATGATGAAGAATTATTGAACGAATTTCTGGAGCAGTTTTCTAAAATCAAGGAAAGGAAGATCCTTGTTCACGGAGGAGGAAAATTAGCAACGATTTTGGCTGATAAACTTGGCGTCGAACAAAAAATGATTAACGGACGGCGAATTACGGATAAAGATACGCTGGATATTGTGGCGATGGTGTATGCGGGAGGGATCAACAAAAATATTGTGGCCAAACTTCAGCAGAAGAAGTGTAAAGCAATTGGTTTTTCAGGTGCTGATGCCAATTTAATTAAAGCCAAAAAAAGAGAACACGCAGAAATAGATTTTGGATTTGTGGGAGATATTACGGAGAAAAGTGTGAATAGAAAACTAATTTCAAAGTTGCTTAAACTGGAATTAGTTCCTGTTTTTTCAGCAATTACTCACGATAAAAAAGGACATCTTTTCAATACCAATGCAGATACGATTGCTTCGGTGATTGCCCAGGCTTTATCAGTAAAATATGATGTGGAATTGTTGTATTGTTTTGATAAAGAGGGAGTTTTGGAAGATGTTGACAATCCTGATTCTGTCATAAAAAATATTTCTGAAGAAGAATTTTCTGTTTTAAAAGATGAAGGAAAATTGCATAAAGGAATACTTCCTAAGTTGGAAAACGCTCTTGGAGCTGTAAAAAATAATGTCAATAAAGTATTCTTAATTAAAGAAACTGAACTAAAAAACCATATAGAAAACCATCATGCAGGAACTGAAATCTGTTTATAA
- a CDS encoding aspartate carbamoyltransferase catalytic subunit, with the protein MFTITELSTERINRILTEALAFANGKTAKIEGEVFCSNLFFEDSTRTKTSFDIAERKLGLQVVPFDASHSSVNKGESLYDTVKTIESLGVNLVVIRDKKDRYFDELKNIKIPVINGGDGTGNHPSQCMLDLMTIYQEFGKFEGLKVGIVGDVKHSRVANSNAEALRRLGAKVYFSGPEQWFDEGALINGTYLNVDELIAEVDVVMLLRIQHERHDAKMSFSASDYHRKYGLTKEREKAMKKEAIIMHPAPINRGVEIDTDLVECERSRVFKQMENGVFARMAILKEALEKEGYTFK; encoded by the coding sequence ATGTTTACGATTACAGAACTAAGCACCGAGAGAATCAACAGGATACTGACAGAAGCTTTGGCTTTTGCAAACGGAAAAACTGCTAAAATTGAAGGAGAGGTTTTTTGCTCAAATCTTTTCTTCGAAGACAGTACAAGAACAAAAACAAGTTTTGATATTGCCGAAAGAAAATTAGGCTTGCAGGTAGTGCCTTTTGATGCATCTCACAGTTCGGTAAACAAGGGTGAAAGTCTTTATGATACGGTGAAAACGATAGAAAGTTTAGGCGTAAATCTGGTAGTAATCAGAGATAAGAAAGACAGGTATTTTGATGAATTAAAAAATATAAAAATTCCTGTAATCAACGGAGGAGACGGAACGGGAAACCACCCATCTCAATGTATGCTAGATTTGATGACGATCTACCAGGAATTCGGAAAATTTGAGGGATTAAAAGTAGGAATCGTAGGAGATGTGAAACATAGCCGTGTTGCGAACTCAAATGCAGAAGCGTTAAGAAGACTGGGCGCAAAAGTTTACTTCTCAGGTCCGGAACAATGGTTTGATGAAGGAGCTTTGATCAACGGAACATATTTAAATGTAGATGAATTAATTGCTGAGGTTGATGTTGTAATGTTACTGAGAATCCAGCACGAAAGACACGATGCCAAAATGAGTTTCTCTGCTTCGGATTACCACAGAAAATATGGTTTGACGAAAGAAAGGGAAAAAGCCATGAAAAAAGAAGCCATCATCATGCATCCGGCTCCCATCAACAGAGGGGTTGAAATTGATACAGACTTGGTAGAATGCGAACGCTCAAGAGTTTTCAAACAAATGGAAAACGGCGTTTTTGCAAGAATGGCGATTTTAAAAGAAGCCTTGGAAAAAGAAGGGTATACCTTTAAATAA
- a CDS encoding M20 family metallo-hydrolase — protein sequence MQELKSVYNKEELLNNAVDLLKKLIEIPSFSKDEFNTSVEIENFFKKHQIPTKRFKNNIWAVNKNFDVFKPSILLNTHHDTVKPNKAYTLDPFLAIEKDGKLFGLGSNDAGASLVSMAQVFLHFYAQEDLQYNLVIALTAEEEISGFDGIEALFPQLPNIELAIVGEPTQMNLAIAEKGLLVIDGEMKGTPSHAAHPNDDNSIVKCMEDLQQILSFKFPKVSDYLGEVKVTLSGIHAGVQHNVVPESCTFTLDVRVTDEYSNQEAFEIIQSKMKSTLTTRSFRLNSSKIEMDHPFVQAGLEIGRTTYGSPTSSDQAIIPCTSVKIGPGDSRRSHTADEFIFIDEIAEGIEIYIKILEKIL from the coding sequence ATGCAGGAACTGAAATCTGTTTATAATAAAGAAGAATTACTGAATAATGCAGTCGATTTGTTGAAAAAACTGATTGAAATTCCGTCATTCAGCAAGGATGAATTTAATACGTCGGTGGAAATTGAAAATTTTTTCAAAAAACATCAAATACCTACAAAACGTTTTAAAAATAATATCTGGGCGGTGAATAAAAATTTTGATGTTTTTAAACCGTCGATTTTACTGAACACGCATCACGACACCGTAAAACCGAACAAAGCGTATACGTTAGATCCGTTTTTGGCTATTGAAAAAGACGGAAAATTATTCGGATTGGGAAGTAATGATGCCGGAGCTTCTTTGGTTTCGATGGCGCAGGTTTTTTTACATTTTTATGCTCAGGAAGATTTGCAATATAATTTAGTGATCGCTTTGACGGCCGAGGAGGAGATTTCAGGGTTTGACGGGATCGAAGCTTTGTTTCCTCAGTTACCCAATATCGAGCTTGCCATTGTAGGAGAACCTACGCAGATGAATCTGGCGATTGCGGAAAAAGGACTTTTGGTGATTGACGGGGAAATGAAAGGTACGCCTTCCCACGCCGCACATCCGAACGATGATAACTCGATTGTGAAATGTATGGAAGATTTGCAGCAAATTTTAAGCTTTAAATTTCCAAAAGTTTCAGATTATTTGGGTGAAGTTAAGGTGACGCTTTCGGGAATTCATGCCGGAGTTCAGCATAATGTCGTTCCGGAATCGTGTACTTTTACTTTAGATGTAAGAGTTACGGATGAATATTCTAATCAGGAAGCATTTGAAATCATTCAATCAAAGATGAAATCAACCTTAACGACTAGATCTTTCAGGCTAAATTCTTCAAAAATTGAAATGGATCATCCGTTCGTACAGGCGGGATTAGAAATTGGGAGGACAACTTACGGTTCACCCACGTCATCCGATCAGGCGATTATTCCTTGCACATCAGTGAAAATCGGTCCTGGCGACAGCAGGCGCTCCCACACGGCAGATGAATTTATTTTCATCGATGAAATTGCGGAAGGAATAGAGATTTATATTAAGATTTTAGAGAAGATTTTATAG
- a CDS encoding carbamoyl phosphate synthase small subunit, with protein MKKKLILESGEVFHGEGFGAELETAGEVVFNTGMTGYQELISDPSYCGQIVCMTYPLIGNYGINRDDYESIEPAIKGLIVKEICDLPSNFRTQITLDELFKKKHLSGISGIDTRRLTRILRNHGVVKGKIVNEDVDDNAVVSELKSTTFPTNQVEMVSTKTPYANPGRGFKVVLVDFGSKLGIIRELSQRNCDIIVVSHDVTAEEILLMNPDGVMLSNGPGDPEDNQHALEMIRGLLGKVPIFGICLGHQLIGLACGAKTFKLKFGHRGGNHPVLDLEKNKVAITSQNHGYAVDQESLKGTDLIETHIALNDRTNEGLKHKIYPCFSVQYHPEASPGPEDANYLFDDFIHLMEDFKNKKNQ; from the coding sequence ATGAAGAAAAAGTTAATACTGGAGTCCGGTGAAGTGTTTCATGGAGAAGGTTTCGGAGCAGAATTGGAAACTGCAGGAGAGGTGGTTTTCAATACCGGAATGACAGGGTATCAGGAACTAATTTCTGATCCTTCCTATTGCGGTCAGATTGTTTGTATGACCTATCCGCTTATCGGAAACTATGGGATTAATAGAGATGATTATGAGAGTATTGAACCGGCTATCAAAGGTCTTATCGTAAAAGAAATTTGTGATCTGCCTTCCAATTTCCGTACTCAGATTACTTTAGATGAATTATTTAAAAAGAAACACCTTTCAGGAATTTCAGGAATCGATACAAGAAGACTGACAAGAATTCTTCGTAACCACGGAGTAGTGAAAGGAAAAATCGTAAACGAAGATGTTGATGATAATGCAGTAGTTTCAGAATTAAAATCAACAACTTTCCCTACCAATCAGGTGGAAATGGTTTCTACAAAAACACCTTACGCAAATCCAGGAAGAGGTTTTAAAGTAGTATTGGTCGATTTTGGTTCTAAATTAGGGATTATCAGAGAATTATCTCAAAGAAACTGTGATATCATAGTAGTTTCCCATGATGTAACGGCAGAAGAGATTTTGCTAATGAATCCTGACGGAGTCATGCTGTCAAACGGTCCTGGTGACCCGGAAGACAATCAGCACGCTCTAGAAATGATCCGTGGATTATTAGGAAAAGTTCCAATTTTCGGAATCTGTCTGGGGCATCAATTAATCGGATTGGCTTGCGGAGCGAAAACTTTCAAGTTAAAATTCGGTCACAGAGGAGGAAATCACCCGGTATTGGATTTAGAGAAAAATAAAGTAGCAATCACTTCTCAGAATCACGGTTATGCAGTTGACCAGGAAAGTTTGAAAGGAACAGATTTAATTGAAACACACATCGCATTGAACGACAGAACAAACGAAGGTCTGAAGCACAAAATTTACCCTTGTTTCTCAGTTCAGTACCATCCTGAAGCGAGCCCGGGTCCTGAAGATGCAAACTACTTATTCGATGATTTCATCCACTTGATGGAGGATTTTAAGAATAAGAAGAATCAATAA